Genomic window (Sediminispirochaeta smaragdinae DSM 11293):
GGAAACGGGAAACAAAACTGGCAAACGGTGTGCTCGGCGTCTTTCTGTTTATCCGTTCCTTTCCCTATTTCTGGTTCGGGCTGATATTGGTCTATTTTTTTGCCTTCCACCGTCAGGTCTTTCCCCTCGGCGGGGCCTTTGCCATAGGGGTGACCAGGGCCGACGGCTGGGCCTTTGTTCGATCGGTGATCTATCACGGCATACTTCCCGGTCTGACCATCGCCATAAGTTCGATGGGGTACTGGATGCTTACCATCCGTAACAACATGATCAACGTCCTTGCAGAGGATTACATTGTCGTGGCCAAGGCAAAGGGGCTGCCGCTTGCAAGAATCCGGAACAGGTATGCGGCACGAAATGCCATCCTGCCTTCTGTTTCGGGCTTTGCCATGGCCCTTGGCTTTGTCATCAGCGGAAGTCTCCTGACCGAGATGGTGTTTTCCTACCCCGGGATCGGCTTTATGCTGTATCAGGCGGTTCAGCAGCAGGACTACCCCCTCATTCAGGCAATCTTTCTTTTTATCGCGGTCTCCGTCATGGTCGCCAACTTTCTGTCCGACCTTGTGATCATGTTTCTGGACCCGAGGGTCAGGGACGGAGGCAAACAGTGATCAAGGACATGCTGAAACTTTTCATAGAAAACCGGAAGGCCCTGGCAGGAGTCATTATTCTTGGGCTCTTCATTCTCATGGCGCTCCTGGCGCCACTTCTGGCACCCTACGGCCCCAAGCAGGATAGTGATGAGCAGGGGAGGTTTCCCCTGATGGCTGCGCCTTGCGATGCGCATCCCCTGGGAACCACCAATGCCGGTTATGATATCCTTTCACAGCTTATCTATGGCTCCAGGGTCACGCTGACCGTCGGCATTCTGACGGGACTTTTGACAAGTTTTATCTCCCTTGCGGTTGGCCTTTTCAGCGGCTATCTCAAGGGAGCTGCCGATGACGTCATTTCCTTTATCACAAATATTTTTCTTGTCATCCCCAGCCTGCCGCTGGTGATCGTCGTTGCCTCGTATGTCCCCATGCGGGGAGTGGTGCCCATTATTGTGGTCCTCTCCCTTACCGGGTGGGCCTGGGGTGCCCGCGTCGTCAGGGCCCAGGTGATGTCGGTTGGTGAGCGGGAGTTTGTGAAGGTAGCGGAGGTAATGGGAGAGAACTCCCTTGTTATTGTCTTTCGGGAGATACTGCCCAACATCATCTCGCTTGTCATGGCCATTTTCTTTACGTCGACAATTGCGGCCATTATCGGAGAGGCTACCCTCGAGTTTATCGGCCTGGGGAATGTCTCGACGGTAACCTGGGGAACCATGCTCTTTTGGGCCCAGAACAACGCCGCACTTTTGATGAACGCCTGGTGGTGGTTTCTTCCTCCGGGGCTTGGAATCGGTTTGCTCGGGACCTCTTTTGCGCTGATGAACTTTGCAATCGATGAAATCTCGAATCCGAAAATCAGAAAGAGGTGAATGGTGGATGATGTACTGCTGAGAATCACGAATCTTGAGGCAGGTTATCGGCTGCGTCAGGGAATGATACGGGCCGTCGACGGCATCAGTCTCGATTTGATGAAGGGCGAGTTCCTGGGCATTGCCGGGGAGTCGGGCTGCGGTAAGTCCACCTTGGCCTATACCTTGATGGGACTGCTTGAGGACAATGCAGAAATCACCGGAGGAGAGGTGCTGTTCAAGGGGGAAAACCTTCTTACCCTGTCCCGAAACAGGGCTAAGGAGATACGATGGGTCGATATCTCTATGGTGTTTCAGTCGGCCATGAACGCCCTGAATCCCGTTCTGAAAATCAGCGAGCAGCTCACCGATACGGTTTTGACCCATCTTCCCGGGCTGACCAAGGCCAAGGCCCTCGATATGGCGAAAAAGGCCCTCGCCCTTGTCGATATCTCAGAAGACCGCCTCGATGCATATCCCCATCAGCTTTCCGGCGGCATGAAACAACGGGTCATGATAGCGATGGCCATGATACTGGAACCTGATTTGATTATCATGGATGAGCCCACCACCGCCCTTGATGTGGTTGTCCAGCGGACGATCATCGACAAGATTTCAGATCTCCAGAAGCAGTTCAATTTTTCCGTTATCTTCATAACCCATGACCTTTCGCTTCTGGTTGAGATTTCCGACAAACTGGTGATCATGTACAGCGGTCAGATCGTCGAAAGCGGTCCTGCGGAAGCGGTGTATCGGCATCCGGCCCATCCCTATACCAGGGGGCTGATGAATTCCTTTCCGCCTCTCAGCGGTCCCCTGCTCGAGTTCGGGGGAATCCCCGGTAGGCCGCCGAATTTTCTCGACCTTCCGGAGGGCTGCCGTTTTTATCCGAGATGCCCGCAGCGAAAAGATATTTGCAGGCAGCTTCCCCCCGAACTTTTGCCGCTGGATGAGGTTCATTCGGCCAGGTGCCACCTGCTAAAGGACGGAAACGCATGAGTGAAACGATACTCGAACTGCGAAACGTAACAAAGCATTTTCCCGTACGGGGCCTTGGTCAGAAGCGTTTTGTCCATGCCATGGACGGTGTCAGTTTTTCTCTCAATCGTGGTGAGATTCTTTCGGTGGTCGGCGAGTCAGGGAGCGGAAAGACCACCACCGCCAAGGTGATCACGCGCATATACGAAAGTGATGCCGGATCTGTCGTGTTTCAGGGAAAGCCGGTCGGCGGCAAGCTGAAACATGACAAGTTACTCGAGTATCGTTCGCAGGTCCAGATGATATTTCAGGACCCCTTCGGAGCGCTCAATCCCACCCACACCATTGGTTCCATCATGGAGCGGCCCTTTGTCATTCACAAACTTGCAGGACGAAAAGAGCTCGAAGCGCGTATCAAGGATGTGCTGGTCCAGGTGGGCATGGATCCTCCCGAGCAGTATATGCAAAAATTTCCCCACGAACTTTCCGGCGGCCAGCGGCAGCGCGTCAATATTGCCAGGGCCATTGCGGTAGATCCGCTTCTGCTCATTGCCGATGAGCCGACTTCCATGCTTGATGTATCCATCAAAATGATCATCATGAACATGATCAAGCGCTTCAGGGATGAGAAGGGGATTTCCTATCTCTACATTACCCACGATCTTGCCGGAGCGCGTTATATCGCCGATCGTATCGTGGTCATGTACGCCGGCATGGTCATGGAGACCGGCCCGGCCGAGGAGGTGATAAGCGGTGCTCATCATCCCTATACCAGGCTTCTGAAATCTGCCGCTCCCCAGCCCGAGGCGAATTTCAACAGGGCAAGGCTGACCACGAAGGGGGAGATTCCCAGCCTCATCGACCCGCCTTCGGGCTGCCGCTTCCATCCCCGTTGTCCCATTGCCAGGTCCGAATGTTCGAAGCTGGTTCCGGAGATCCGGGAGGTTTCCGCCGGACATTTTTCCCGCTGCCGGTTTTCTTCCTGACGATTCCTTAGGTTTTTTTACTGTGTTTTCATCGAAAAATAATCCTTGACAGTAAGAAAATTCAAAGCTAAAGTTAGTATAACGTTAAGCTAAAACGTTATACTAATGGGATAGAGGCTTCATGAAGGTAACCATAAAGGATATCGCCAGAATGTGCGGCGTATCGGTAACAACAGTGTCCCGTGTGCTGAACAACAAAACGGAATCAATCGGTAAAGACACGGTTGTGCGAATACGAAAGAAGATTGAGGAACTGGGATATCGGCCCAATTCCGTGGCGCGCAGCATGATCACCGGCCGGTCTCATACCGTGGGACTGGTTGTCCCCGATGTCCGCAACCCCTTTTTTTCGGAATTGGCCCGTGGTGTGGAAGATTTCATGAATAAGCGGGAGTATGGTGTCTTCCTGTGCAATACCGACAGCTCTCTTGATAAGGAGCGGCAGTACATCGATTTGCTGAAGGGCAAATTCACCGACGGCATCATCTTCACGACCCAAAATAAGAATGAATTGGGTCAATACTTTGGTAACTTCATCATGCACGATTTTCCCGTCGTCCTGATCGAGCGCTATATCGACGGTATGGATGCTGTTCCGGGGATCTACGTCGACAACCGGGGCGGGGCCGAAAAGTTGTGTGATTTTATCATTGGAAAGGGCCATCGTGGCATAGCCTGCATTGCCGGCCCCTTCCTGACAACCAACGCACGCTTGCGTCTGGAGGGGTATAAGGATTCGCTTCGCAAACATGGGATCGCTGTCGAGGATCGCCTCATCATCGAGAGTAACTACCGGTATAGCGGCGGCTATCGGGCCATGAAGGAGCTGCTCGAACAGCAGAAGGGGCGCTTCACCGCGGTTTTTGCCTGCAACGATTTGATGGCCTACGGCGCTTACAAGGCGCTGGAGGAGGAGGGGCTTTCCGTCCCCCAAGAGATGTCGCTTGCAGGCTTCGACAATATCAAATTCCCGGAGGTACTACGTCCCCGTATTACCAGTGTGGACCTACCTGCCTACGAGATGGGAGGAAAGGCTGCGGAGATGCTTTGTGCGATCATGAAAAAGCAGAAGCTCAGCGAGCTTCGCTATGAGTACGATCTTGAGGTGATCGATAAGGGCAGTGTTGCCGAGCCGCTGTAAATTTTTTTCGCTTATTAGGAAAACGTTATACTATAACGTTTCACTATGAAAATCTCTGTCAGGAGTTAAAACTTATGCTGGGAGTCAGAAAAAAACAGGCCTCGAAAAGGGCCGGACATCGGGAGTTGGGAGTGTTTTTCGCTCTTCTCCTACTCATTCTCTTTTTTTCCATTACATCTCCGTTTTTTTTCAAATTGAATAACCTGATCAACATTGTTCGTCAGATTTCTCTTCTTGGGATCATTGCCATGGGGATGACGATGGTGATTGTTTCCGGTGAGATCGATCTCTCCGTCGGAGCCATCTACGGTGCCGCAGCGATTGTCAGCGGCATGGTACTTACTCACGGCGGCAGCGTTTTTCTTGCCGTTGTCGCGGCATTGGCCACCGGTATCTTTTTCGGTGTCCTCAACGGGATTCTGACAACCTACGGGAGAATTCCCGCT
Coding sequences:
- a CDS encoding ABC transporter permease, which encodes MKYFLRKLFWFVFALYIAVTINFILPRLMPGDPVSVLVNRLQGVDENSMEAIRAAFGVDTEKSIVTQYFEYLGNILRGDLGISTSNYPHKVWDVVAMALPWTIGLMGIATLFSFLIGTVIGIIIAWKRETKLANGVLGVFLFIRSFPYFWFGLILVYFFAFHRQVFPLGGAFAIGVTRADGWAFVRSVIYHGILPGLTIAISSMGYWMLTIRNNMINVLAEDYIVVAKAKGLPLARIRNRYAARNAILPSVSGFAMALGFVISGSLLTEMVFSYPGIGFMLYQAVQQQDYPLIQAIFLFIAVSVMVANFLSDLVIMFLDPRVRDGGKQ
- a CDS encoding ABC transporter permease → MIKDMLKLFIENRKALAGVIILGLFILMALLAPLLAPYGPKQDSDEQGRFPLMAAPCDAHPLGTTNAGYDILSQLIYGSRVTLTVGILTGLLTSFISLAVGLFSGYLKGAADDVISFITNIFLVIPSLPLVIVVASYVPMRGVVPIIVVLSLTGWAWGARVVRAQVMSVGEREFVKVAEVMGENSLVIVFREILPNIISLVMAIFFTSTIAAIIGEATLEFIGLGNVSTVTWGTMLFWAQNNAALLMNAWWWFLPPGLGIGLLGTSFALMNFAIDEISNPKIRKR
- a CDS encoding ABC transporter ATP-binding protein, which codes for MVDDVLLRITNLEAGYRLRQGMIRAVDGISLDLMKGEFLGIAGESGCGKSTLAYTLMGLLEDNAEITGGEVLFKGENLLTLSRNRAKEIRWVDISMVFQSAMNALNPVLKISEQLTDTVLTHLPGLTKAKALDMAKKALALVDISEDRLDAYPHQLSGGMKQRVMIAMAMILEPDLIIMDEPTTALDVVVQRTIIDKISDLQKQFNFSVIFITHDLSLLVEISDKLVIMYSGQIVESGPAEAVYRHPAHPYTRGLMNSFPPLSGPLLEFGGIPGRPPNFLDLPEGCRFYPRCPQRKDICRQLPPELLPLDEVHSARCHLLKDGNA
- a CDS encoding ABC transporter ATP-binding protein, producing the protein MSETILELRNVTKHFPVRGLGQKRFVHAMDGVSFSLNRGEILSVVGESGSGKTTTAKVITRIYESDAGSVVFQGKPVGGKLKHDKLLEYRSQVQMIFQDPFGALNPTHTIGSIMERPFVIHKLAGRKELEARIKDVLVQVGMDPPEQYMQKFPHELSGGQRQRVNIARAIAVDPLLLIADEPTSMLDVSIKMIIMNMIKRFRDEKGISYLYITHDLAGARYIADRIVVMYAGMVMETGPAEEVISGAHHPYTRLLKSAAPQPEANFNRARLTTKGEIPSLIDPPSGCRFHPRCPIARSECSKLVPEIREVSAGHFSRCRFSS
- a CDS encoding LacI family DNA-binding transcriptional regulator encodes the protein MKVTIKDIARMCGVSVTTVSRVLNNKTESIGKDTVVRIRKKIEELGYRPNSVARSMITGRSHTVGLVVPDVRNPFFSELARGVEDFMNKREYGVFLCNTDSSLDKERQYIDLLKGKFTDGIIFTTQNKNELGQYFGNFIMHDFPVVLIERYIDGMDAVPGIYVDNRGGAEKLCDFIIGKGHRGIACIAGPFLTTNARLRLEGYKDSLRKHGIAVEDRLIIESNYRYSGGYRAMKELLEQQKGRFTAVFACNDLMAYGAYKALEEEGLSVPQEMSLAGFDNIKFPEVLRPRITSVDLPAYEMGGKAAEMLCAIMKKQKLSELRYEYDLEVIDKGSVAEPL